CCTGGCAAGTTTCAGATACGAAGTCGAAGGCAAAGACTGACAAGACACAATCAAATCCTTAAAAACCTGGGACAAAATCgcaatatcatttttttcactAGCTGCCACCAAAATGATATTATAAGCACTAGGGccaaggaaaatgtttttatcaCATAATGATTGCAGCAGTCTAACCGCAGTGAAAAGGTTTCCAGCTTTACACAAGTTATGGACATAAGCAGTTCCGATTCTTCTGGTGGCAGATTCTGGGGCATTTTCGACAGCATTAAGCATTTGATTCAAGTTATCATCTGTGACCTCCGCTTCATCAAAAGACACCCGTGTTGTGAGTCGTTTGCAATGATAAATGACTTCAGTTATAGTAGCTAAGTGGGGTGAAATCCGAGAACCAACAAGGATGGATATGACACAATTCTGCATTAGAGATAAATCAATACCAACTACAATTTTTacgaaaaaaactaaaccaaaattataaaaagaaagaaaaagaaaccctcCAAAATCTAATTTGCAAACTACAAGCATTTAAACCATGTCAGAAATGCAAAGTTCTAACTACAAAACCAATTTCATGTtatttcagctttttttttttaaagaaaaaagaaaagagaaaactcATTTAGAGTGGAGGTGACTCGGTCACCATTGACCTCACATGACTAAAAAATCGCACTTTTCTCAGGTGCCAAGCAccagaaaaggaaaattattaaaaaaaaaaaaaaaaacccgccAACAAGAATAATAACAGTAATGAAATGGGAAGTCAAAGTTACCTTTCGAGGAGAGAACTGAACTTTATGAAGATGTGAAAGGAGGCTGCTTGATAGAGCGAAGGATCTCGCTACCACATTTACAAAATTTCTCATTGCAATCTGTTTGAAATCGGGCTTCTTATTGCCGCCGGGATTGAATGCGATTACTTTTAAGCTTTTTTGCAGCGATTGAATTAACTGTGGATCGTCTTGGGCAGGTCGGGTTTGGTGACTGAGAGAGGGTATAGCATattcctctctttctttgtgtgtgtttttttttttttgaaaattaccgACCCTTCCAAGTTTCAAAAATTACACTCTACGTGTTTATAATGCTTATAACACTTTATATGCTTGAACGCGCGAAAAATAAGTCAACaaagagtttaaaaaaaattataattgagcCCTCTCCCTCTACTTTCTCCTTTGTAGTAAACAGAATGCTACCAAGAGCTCAACGTCCTTAGAGGATCTTCATCATTGAAGGCCTGAGCACtaacctataaaattaaatggATCATGTAACGACCAACTTCTATAAGAACATATGAAGAAAGccttataaaataagaaaatcatgATTACAAATGACAAGCTGATATTTCAAGTACCTTCCAGAGAGAACCAGCATAAAAGAATTATGGAGAGTGCTTGACTTGGCCATCACTGAGCCTGTGCACATCCTTAAATTCAACCCCTTGTTAATTCAGCAGAAGATATGTTAGAAGTTGTTCCACAAAGCAGTCatcacaaattaaataaaaaggccAAGGGAGAAAATGAGAGTCAAATCAGAGGTTGGATTGTAGCACAAATATCAACCCAAACGGTATGGTTGGGTTCTGATTGGAGATAAAGAGAGATGGCAGCtggtaaaaatatcaaacatgtTCTGTGCAAAAAACGCAAAACACTTATAAAGGGTAAAGAACAAGCGACAGTAATTAAAAGGATAGCTAAGAACAAAGATAAATGGACAGAAAAAGATAGTTATTGTTAAGAAACCCGTCGATTGAGAATAGCAGAGCGAACCTAAAATTTTGCCATTGGGTTTCTATTCGAATTCAAATATAAGATGAAGGGCTTGCATGGCTTTTGTGGCGCTGGTGGTCAAGTGCTTGTGCTGGATATGCAGCGAAGAAGACAGCAGTGCAAACAGGTTTTCAGCGGAGGAGGAGCTGATGAAGGCTGGGCTTATTTCTTTGCTACACCGAGCCACTCATCAACTTCAACTACAGCGATGTCGTATAGAAATATTATGAATTCAAATGAATAAGGTATTTTCTATTTCTATAATTGAACATATAATTTTTCTGTGAGTTCATAAATTAAAGAACTGGAGATTGAGATAAATTtggttatttaatttaattcatataataatatctgactatatatttatattccTTGATCATTGTCAATCCATTGCACAGCAATCCAGAATAGAAtgtatagataatttttttcatttaaaaaaaaaatgaaatttcatgaaaataaaaagaaatgaaattaatttgataatatatttcaaaattaatgcagttattattattatcatttcatttcatatgaattcaatcataaaatatcgtttatatgtttttcatttgaaagtTTCAACGTATATTAggcttatctttttttttttaatttaataaaataaaatatcaataataaatatttgacaattaatattttttttaaaatgttatgaGTAAATAAGTTTGTGAAAATATATCAtgacatcaaaaatattttttaatttgtcaaaaaaCAATTCTGGATGTAAAAGCTTTTATAATTTATGGTTTAATATGTAATGATTTATTCGATTTAAGCGTATCAATGTGTTTCTATAAcataatttggattttttaaaaaaactttaattggatttaatactaaatattttttttattatttttatacaccATACAATAACAAAACTTGGATCCTATTGCTAATTGATAAATCAAGATATCAATATAActttatcaataatatatacAAACAATGTGTCAAATCCAACTTCGGGTGGGCTTCATAGTGTATTAAGCCTAGCTCCAAGAAGATGTCAAGCCCAATCATGAGTGGACTTGGTAGTGTGTCAGGCAAAGCTTTAGATGACCTTAAATCTATTGTAactcgttttttatttttttttatttttagtgaaaTAAAACGGGTGAAATACATCTtataatacaactcaaaatattagaaagataaaattaatttctgtcattcttcttcaacaaaaaaacaaaactcataaattataaatacatcatgagattttcagaataaaaatttataatttttattatttaccacatatatattttcaaagtatctctttttagaatattattgattttttttaaaatatatttatttaagcatCATAAAGTCCCTACCTccacaaaaaaaatgtatttttataggtATTAATCACAAGTTATATTGAACTACCAATAACTAGATATAAGCTACCAAtcattttaactataaaaaataattaaattattataattaattgattaattaactaTTCAATCATAAGTTTTATTACTAGGCTACctagatttttaaaaacttcatcactaataataaaaaaaacctagaaatgaTGATTTAGACAATCTCAAGCACcaaattataatatatcaaGACAAAGGaggtttttattgtttaaaatgaaAGGTATCCTTTTTCCAAAAGTGCTGTAGTTTTTAGCGAAGATCACgacaaaatgatgttgttttaatgAAAATGACATTTTAGTCCTTATAATTCGATTTCATTATTATCAATCTCAGTATATATAGACAAAGTTTTACCATAATCTCTAGTTTGTTGTCTTTGGAGAGAGAGggccatgaaaaagaaaagagtgagAGAACAAGCCATTGAAACAACTACCTCAATGGTGGATAGAGGTGATTTGAGACTTGTTAGTTTACATTAAgttcaatatttatttgatggaaagtgaatttttaaaaaataaattatattttaatatttaatagttttacggaaaatgaataaaaatacacactccattttttaatatacacaACAAAAATGCGTTTGATTttgtccaagtttttttttttttttatttttcaaaaaaaattcttttaaatgttttataatttcaacCTTTATTCCTACCATAAATTTGGATCAGATTtagataattgattttaattaacttcattttcatcattaaatatgaaaattactaaatataaaagcaaaaattgtaagaacaatatgagaaatataaacaagagagagaaagagagtaaattattcttttaaatgttttacAATCCAACTgtgattctaatttttttttttagttttaaataaattttgaattttaatatactaatctcaaaaataaatttttttaaaaaaatttaaaaatattattttaataaattttcaaataaaaaatacttaaaaaaaacgtAATCCAACACTCTCAAATAATCTCTATCAGTATCTCTGCCAGCTTCTTCTATACACATTCGCACAAGTAAAATATGGAAGCCAGGAAGAGCCTTTCAGTTTTCGCCGTCCACCTTTTTCTTGTTCTCTTTACCACTTCTAGTAAAATGCTCCTTCTACCCTATGccgttttatttattgttagcTAAGGTAGATAGCAGATTATTTACACACAAAAGGATGAAATCACTAAAAACTGATCGACATTCAAACATCTAAGTACTTGGATATAAACGTGGAAGTGTGTCTCATAGAGAACCCGCACACCCATATTTTAAAACCTGGTATTTTCCAGGAAATGCttgaaaaattctaaatttataaacACAGTCTGTTACCTAACGTGAAAGTAATGGACTTAAATACATGAAGGTCTTGTAAAGATTCTTTCACTGACTCGATTCCTTCTTTCTGAGTGCAGGTAGCGAAAAGATGCTGGCAAATGCTGTGAAAAAGATGAATGCAATAACGGAAGCGTGGCGCAGGCTCTTATGGATGTTGCTTCTTTTTAGAAAAGCCAGATGACACTTGTGTCTGCCGTTACCCTCTGCTGATTCCTACTCCTAGTTGCAACACAAGTTTCAGTGTATTTCACTATCCATGTCAAATGGGATGACTAAAGGTAAAAATAAGTAAAGGGAAAAACAAGTAAATCATTACTAATTGTTTTCTGTCATTGCAGGCGTGCTCAGTCTGAATTTTGACACTATTTGAATACAGATTCCAAATGAAAATAGATCCGTGCGTGCTCAACTATCTATCATAGTGAAAGCTGCCTAATGAAATTTACTTGCATCCGAATCCAATCTAAGCAGGGCAGTCATCCCTTTCTTTGAATGTAAGGGATTGGATACAGTTAGCTAAAAGTAAACCATATCAACAGGTACATGGCGAGTCCACGCTGATTCAGGTTTACAGTCCCCTTTTGCCTTAATTGACCCAGTTAAACTCCCATCAGAAAATATCGAAAAATGTAATCAAGAGAACCTCCCCCCTTCTCCCAATCTTCATCTAAATATGTTATTTACAGTTGATATAACGTATAGCTCAAATATTAGAGCTTCATGGAAAGAAATTCGATTCTTCATTTGTCACACAATCTCTCTCTTATCAAGAATGGTATATTTCTCTTGAAGGTCAGAGAAATGCAAAACAGTTAGCCTGATCAGCCAACTGTTCAGGTATGCATCCACTACTAATAAATGTGTACTAAGCATATATTCACCCTCCTTTTGCTTTTAGGAACCTAGTAATTCCTAACATTCAGTTTCTTACCTGCATTTCCAACTCTCAGAGTGAGACTAGACTCaccattgtttttcaaaatcctATATACCATGAAATCTTTTTGAACAACAACATAGTCTCAATATCAGATTCTTTATTCACACCATGCAGCCTCCACAAAAATCTGCCAaccttaaaaaaacatggagcaGCAAGTATTGCACACGCTACTAGCGCTTGAATCTTCACAAGACATTTTAAGATTATCACCATCAATCTTCAAGAACCATGGTTATGGTTCTCATTTCCCCCCGATTTTTTCCATGTTAAATCACTATAAATATTCTGCATAATCAAAACTTCACAATAGTCTCCTAATTGAATTGCAACCATAAAGGTTGCAAGGTTATGAGCAGCTAATTTctccatcaaataaaaactgTTCATCTGTAATAAACTTGCACAAGCAAAGTTCTAGAGAATAGAAAGCTAAAAGCAAGACCATCGATCACTTCTCCAAGTATCATTAATAGTACATCTAGAAGAAGAATGGGGCAGGATAAACTAGCACCATATCGGTATATATTCCTATCACTAAGGTTCtacaacaacaagaacaaaaaagtcCCCTGAAAACTTTACAAAAAATCAGACTAAAAGATGGTTTCCCCGTGCAAATCGCAAACTTCAACTAGTTACTAACCTACTGTAGCCCTAATTATTCATAAACAAAAGGTGAAGCTAAAACAAGTCCATTTCAACTTCCATACCTCACAAccaaaatcacataaaattaaaatctgataattatttatttatccagTCATAATTACCAACAACACACTTGCAATCCTAAAAATCAATAAGCAAAGATCACCAACTCCACAAAATTAAGCAACACAACAGTCAATTAAACACGGAAACGATACATGATCACATGCATGGATATATAGATTGCAGAAATAAAGCAGTGCAATATTCAAAAACATCGATAACAAACCCTAGCAattccaaaacaacaaaaagagtttccattttttttatactaatctAATTAACAAGAGTCTACTTATCTTTAGTAGAAACACCATATTTCTCCTGCATCTTAgcaatctcttcttctttcttcttctgatCAAACTTCTTATTCATCTTCGCTGGCTGATAATACAGCACAATCAAATACCGATTCGCCACATTGAACCCTGACAAGTGATCCACTGCCGTTTTGGCATCGTATATATCTTCATAAACCACAAAAGCAGTGCCTCTAGTGTCCTTGTTGGTTCCGATCCGGATTTGACGAATCGCTCCGTATTTGCCAAATATATCGTACATCTCTTCGCTGGATATGTTGAATGGAAGATTACGGACGTAGAGGACGCGGTTCACCTCAGGTGGAAGACGGGTGTTGCCTTTGCGGAGGCTGATTGTTTGCGCCATTAGTGTGGTATTGTTTGGGTGCTGAGAAAGCGAGGCAAGGTTTTTGGGGTTTTCCTTCTAATCTGTGTGTGAGAGGGGGATTTCTAAAGGAAGAGGGGGAAATCACCTTCCATGTATTGGGGGGCGGTGTAGGCGTGGTGTCGGCTTTACAACGGGTGTTATGAAGCCACGACCGAATTGTCGTTCGGTATCCAAGAACGTCGAAAAAAatccgtgtttttttttttccccataataatttaattatgattcGTTTTCTTATagtgaatttttaatttcttatagaaaaataattcataattcgttaaaaaaaaggttacatCGAGGAATTTTTCGAAACAACATTTGAAATAATGCCACGAAGACTAGTTATGTTttcttccctcttttttttttttttttttatatatatatatatatatatttaaatttatttttaatatcaatatattaaaataatttaaaaatactaaataattaattttaataaaaaataaattaaaacacttCCACTAACAATAACAAGGTTAAGatgtgaaattaaataattgcaAAAGGATAAGATGACTTGAGAGATGgaatgctttttttcttttcttttttccttaaggGATTTGTACGGACATCTCGTTTTACTGCACCTTTATTGTTggacatcttaaaaaaaaaaaaattgaagtaattTGTTGTAAGGCGTAGAGCTACCCatgatttcattttcctttttcaaatCTCCATTTATGTTGCAGTACAGATGGCTGGAATTCTGTCAtcatcttgtgtttttttattggtttggaAACCAAAATTGACAAGAGAGGAAGACGACATGCACAAcgcctttttaaaaaaataaaactaaaaataaataaatccgaaatGATGGCATTGATAGAATATCCCCTGCCAAGTTAaactttgaatttaaataaaataatgaaagaattcattcattacaaatttattgatttaatcaaCATTAACATTATATAGGAAATTTTTATAGTATATATAAAGTAATTAGTGTCatcttattattaattaatttatagaataattttgagaaaaaacataaaaaacataaaattcatgatACATAAgcctataaaattattaataaaatatcaataattcattttccaaaaggaaaccactttcctgcaaacaaacggagccattaaatctctccttttttccttttgcctTTAATAGCATTAGAGTGACTAGGGATGAAGGGTGGAATTTAGGGGTTttatagaggtttttttttttttttttttttggaaaaatcatGTTACCACCATCCCTTCAGAATAGAAATGTTACACTTTAGCCCTCTAAGTATGTATTGTCCTTAtccttttagggttttttttttttttttgaattgtgttCCAAACTGTGTTTCatgaaaacttgaatttttttagttaattttttctttatatattttgcatcattttgatgtaatgatgatattagtaatatattttttttaaaattaaaaaaatattattttaatatatttctaaacaacaaatatttcaaaaagcaATCACTATAATACTTTTAAATGCCCCAATAatgtattcaatttttttttaaataattaatataaatatttggattaatttgtgtatatctcaattaattttataaattttaaagttaacaacATATCAGTTTCCAATGCCCATCAAATTGGTGAAACTCCAACCGGTGTTcttcaaagaaaaaacctaGAGGCGAGTATTCAATTCTAATATGTCTCTGTCTAGCCCGTGCCAGCCAAACTACATTAGTCAACAATTGTTAATGTAATTTTAATCGAATCAAAActttccaaaacaaaaacatgtccTTCGTAACATAACCTCATTGAACGAATGATTTGTCATTCCAGCTAAAACAACGGCTTGTCTCTCATTAATCGTTTGTCAAGTGAATGGCAGGAATTGAATTTGGAAGTTCATCCCCACaaccagttttttttgttttttcttctgaagATGGCCGCTGGTCAAGGATAACCATCCACTAAAAAGTAAAGGCTGTATTGTATTCATCATCACTGATGATTCTTCAGTAATACAACCACATTCTAAATTTGgcacttgtttttaatttatactctCGAGTTTTGAACTGCCATTGTCTAATTTAATCtgtgttctgatacttgaaaagaagaagatgccaTTCTTGTGGCAGGAAACAGGTTGGCACCATCATTGATTCTCTCCATCCAGCAGTAAAATAGGGCATCAACCCTaaatttcacttaaaaatagaCTTGTACTGTATACATACCTATAGCCTCTCATTCACAATATTACTCCCGCCCCTTCATCATGGAAAGGAGGAGGGTAAGTTCAAGAGTTCAAGGAGACAATCTGGTTTCGAATGTCCTGTGTgcatgttttgattttgatgttggTATTTTCCAACAAGAATTCTCGTAAACTATCAGGAGTGTTGTTATCAGCATTAGAGATAGATGGGAACTGGAGAAaagcttttcttgtttttgatatCCAAGATCATAAGCGAGCATGCATTTATACTAGCTATTATCCCCggcttttatttttgtaaacggGGATCCTTGATCTTGTTTTGATTAATATGCGTTAATGACCAAGGGGGTATTAACCAAAACAAGATCATAACGGAAGCTGAATGCCTCCTCAAATTTacttaggccttgtttgtttccaggaattcactttcctggaaaccattttcctcactttcccatgtttggcaaTACATGGAAAGTGAGTAAAAGGAAATGTAATtccagtcaaaggaaaatgttaagtttaacataaggaaagtgttttccgtttttAATtctcggaaaacactttcctggcgTGGGCCAATGCTGCGTTGTCATGTTTTTAtgtaactgttcatgttaattgcactgttcattgaacagtgcaattaacatgaacagtgtattgtatacactgttcactaaaaaatagtgaacagtgcagttttagtgcactgttcacttgcctgcggggactttttttttttttttaacattaaaaaaaatagtttagagtgaattttataccttaatattttatccaatttatttacatgctagaaatattattaaaactatagttttttgtcggatgtatttcgtacgtaatgaaattataaatggtttcatagaatagtaaaaaatatttcacaagcttatttctttataatatgatatgatatatatagttatattttataaaataagctatgtatgaatatagaatataataaaaaaaaattcatcattatacatttttagattttattttttttattgtaagtgattaaatattttatatatattagataaatttgaaaaaaaattaatttattaataaattattttccaattcattttccataacacaaccaaacactggaaagtgttttccataacactaccaaacatcggaaaatactttcccggaattcactttccaggaattcactttccccggaattcattttccaaaaggaattcactttcctgcaaacaaacggggccttaACATTAACAACGATTAATTACAAGTATATCTAGTTAAATCACGTTTAAATCTCATGCAAACCGTGCAAGCTTCTGCTGCAAGACATTGATGGCTACGACTTCATTTTGTTACAGAAAAATGGAGGGCTCTCTGTTCCTCAATTTGGAGGGTGGAACTCCAAGAACCCAGTTCCTACAGACTATTCCGTGGTGTTCACGCAAGCTCGTGCTAACAGGAGGCAACATAAGTCCGATGTCAGGCACGCCAGCCTTGGAAATGAAAGGGAATTGCTTGCTGCTGCTAACCAACACGAAGACTCTGTCACGGTGAGTCTACAGTTTActctttatcttatttataCAGTCTGGTTTAACAGAGGGATTATTCTGCCTGCTTGATTGAATCCTGCATTTCCCCATTTGTTGCCATGCTCACCTTGTAATGGTCCATATCCCCTGGTCATTGGTAAACGCATATGGATCATTGCATGGCAGAGCATGACCTAACAGTAGGAGGGAGGAgaagtacaaaaataaaaaataaaaatatcatatcataCTGATGCATTCTGCTTTCTAATTCTTCTCCATATGTATTGCCGTGCAGAAGCGAAAGAAGTTCTTCACCTACATTAATTGCTGTATTAGGCCTTGATTTCCTAAGAACCGGCCCCCGGTTCATCAACTCTCCTGTAATTTTCaagtatttaaatattaatttatagtttgTAAATCTGTAGCACATTCATATATTCAAAAAGTAACATGATATGAATGATACTTGGATTACAATACTTTCAATTCATGCATTTTTACTGGTGTAGGGATAATTCTAGAGGCTcgaaagataaatatataattaaaaaattatacatacaCTTGAGATAATT
This genomic interval from Populus alba chromosome 1, ASM523922v2, whole genome shotgun sequence contains the following:
- the LOC118047128 gene encoding splicing factor 3B subunit 6-like protein, whose protein sequence is MAQTISLRKGNTRLPPEVNRVLYVRNLPFNISSEEMYDIFGKYGAIRQIRIGTNKDTRGTAFVVYEDIYDAKTAVDHLSGFNVANRYLIVLYYQPAKMNKKFDQKKKEEEIAKMQEKYGVSTKDK